One region of Collinsella aerofaciens ATCC 25986 genomic DNA includes:
- a CDS encoding SGNH/GDSL hydrolase family protein — protein MKNVLCFGDSNTYGYDPAGMRDGTAVRYAQDVRWCGVAQRDLGEGWHVIEEGLNGRTTVRDDMCHLDTNLNGIRALPMLLEAHKPLDAIVIMLGTNDCKTVFNVTASDIARGAMALIRAVRAFPWTDAAPCPRILLMAPIKIKPQIADVYMTDFDEHSVEASEHFGEYYAHVAEQFGCDFLNAAEFAEPGDIDYLHMMPESHESLGHAVAAKLQEMLGE, from the coding sequence ATGAAAAACGTTCTATGCTTTGGCGACAGCAACACCTATGGTTACGATCCGGCGGGCATGCGCGACGGCACCGCGGTGCGCTATGCGCAGGATGTGCGCTGGTGCGGCGTGGCCCAACGTGACTTAGGCGAGGGCTGGCATGTAATTGAAGAAGGCCTCAACGGCCGCACGACGGTACGCGACGACATGTGCCATCTGGACACCAATCTTAACGGCATCCGCGCACTTCCGATGCTGCTCGAGGCCCATAAGCCGCTGGACGCCATTGTGATCATGCTGGGCACCAACGACTGTAAGACGGTCTTTAACGTGACAGCTTCCGATATCGCCCGTGGCGCCATGGCGCTGATTCGCGCCGTCCGCGCGTTTCCGTGGACCGACGCTGCGCCTTGTCCGCGCATTCTGCTGATGGCGCCTATCAAGATTAAGCCGCAGATCGCCGACGTATATATGACCGATTTTGACGAGCATTCCGTAGAAGCCTCGGAACATTTTGGTGAGTACTACGCGCACGTAGCCGAGCAGTTTGGCTGCGACTTTTTGAATGCAGCGGAGTTTGCCGAGCCGGGCGATATCGACTATCTGCATATGATGCCCGAAAGCCACGAGAGCCTGGGCCACGCCGTGGCAGCCAAGCTCCAAGAGATGCTCGGAGAGTAG